AGCAACCGGTCGTTCCCGGCCGGGGGACGGCCGATGAGTGTCGATGCCGACGACAAGCGACTGTCGATTCTGGACCGCGCGCTGTACGCGCTGTTCGCCCGCCACGCGGACGGAACGAAACACGCCACGGCCCGCCGTCGATATCGGGCAACCGATCTGCGAGTCAGTTTCGACGTGTTCCTGTCCCGGCTGTACGCCCTGTCGTGGCTGCTGGCATCGTTCGCCTGCGTTCTCGGCGTCGGGTTCCTCCTTGCTGTTCCGGACCGCACTCTCGCCGGCGTCGATGCGATCCTGCTCCGGATCGCCAGCGTACAGCCGTTCACCGCCGCCTCGCGGCTCTCTATCGCCGTCGGATTCGCCGCCGTCCTCGCGGTCGCGATCAAGGTGACGACGATCCGGGTCGGTGGGCTGTATCTCCGGTGGATGGCGACCGCCCGCCGAACCGACATCGAACGGACGCTCCCGGGTGCAGTTCGGTACCTCCACTCGCTTTCCTCCGGAAGCGACGACGCCCGCGAGATGCTCCGACGGACCGCCCGAAACGACGCCTACGGCGAGACTGCAGTCGCCTTCAGGAAAACGCTCAACACCGCGGAACTCACCGGGAGCCTCGACGCCGGATTGCGGCGGGTCGCACGTGACACGCCCTCCAGAGAGTTGCTCGCACCGTTTCTGCTCAAGTTCCGCGAACACGCGATGCAGGGCGAGGACGCACTCGAGAGCTACCTCCGCATGGAAAGCCGGATGTTGAGCCACCGTCAGGAACGGGCCCGCACTCGGGCCTCCGGCTACCTCGAACTGCTCGCCGAACTGTTCGTCGTGTTGCTCGTGTTGCCCGCCCTTTTCGTCATCGTTCTCACAGTGATGAGCGTGCTCGCGCCCGGGCTGGCCGAGCGGGTGTCGACGCCGGTCGGTCCCGTCAGCATGCGGGCGCTGGCCGTCTACGGGAGCGCCGGGTTCATCCTGCTCGTCGGCGTCGCGGCGGTGCTGGTCGTCGAGAGCGTCCGCCCGGACGACCAGCACACGAGCTACGTCCGTCCGAACGCCGCGATCGCGACGCTCAAAACTGCACGGCGGAACCCCGCAAGCGCGGCAGTCGTCTTCCTCCCGCTCGGGATGGCCGTCGGGATCGTCGCCGCGCAGTCTGGAACCGGGGCAGTAAACGCGTTCCTCGCGGGGTACGTCGGATACGGGCTACCCGTCGGGTTCGTCGCGCTGCGGCGGGCACGGCTCGACGACGCCAAAGACAGGGAGATCCGCGACTTCGTTCACGCCGTCTCGGGACACGTCTCGCTGGGACGACCGTTCCCCGAGGCGGTTCGGATCGTCTCGAAGGAGGTCGATCTCGGGCCGCTCGACGACGACGTCGCCGATCTGGGGTTCAACCTCGGACTCACCTCCGCTCCCGAGGGCGTTCGGGAGCGGGGCGTCACCACAGGCGGGACGCTTCAGGGCACCTCCGACAGGCGAACCGCCGCGCTGGACCGGTTCGTCGAACGGGTGGGAACACCGCTCGGGGAACAGACTGTCGGGCTCGTCACCGGCGCACTCGAGGCCGGCAGCGACACCGAAACAGTGTTCGAGAACCTGCAATCCGAGATCGGTCGGCTGTACCACGAAAAGCAGTCGCTGCGGTCGGCGATGCTCGTGTACGCGGTGGTCGGCTGGACGACCGCGGTGCTCATCGTCGGCATCGTCGTCGCAGTCAACCAGTACATCGTCGACGGGTTCACACAGCTTTCGTCGACGCCGGGGACGGCCGGGTTCGCGCTCGATCCAGCGACGATCGACCCCGAGCGCGACGGCTTCCGGTTTTACGTCGTCACCCAGGCGACGATGCTCGCGTCCGGCTGGTTTGCCGGGATCGCCTCCCGCAACCGGTACGAGGCGCTGTTGCACTCGAGTGTGCTCGTCTGTATTTGCTATCTCGTCTTCGCGGGAGTGGGTGCGGTATGAGCCGGCAACCGATAAGCGGTAACTCCTCCGTTCGGGCCCAGTCGGAGGTCGTCGGCGTGGCGCTGTTGCTCGGGATCGCCGTACTCAGCCTCGGTGCACTCACCCTCACCATCGGCGTCGCACTCGAGGAGAACGCCGCCGCCGCGGACGCGAACGCGGTCGCCACCGATCTCGAGCAGGGGATCGAACCGGTCACGGCGACCGGCACCCGCGAATCGAGCCTGTCGTTTACCGATGGGACGCTTCGAACCACCGAACGGACGGTCCGCGTCATCGAGGACGACGAGGTGATCTCGACGTGGGACGTCGGCGCGATCGTGTACGAAACAGACGGCCACCGGGTGATCTCTCTCGGCGGTGCTGTCGTGGAGTCCCGAGGGGAATATTCGCGTGTCCACGAGGGGCCACCGGTGGCCGCATCCGAGGGGGCGTTCCTCGTCGGGGTCGTCGAGATCGACCCAGTCGAATCGGTGTCGCACGGCGGCACCGGAGCCTCGACGCTCACGCTCCGGACGACCGTCTCGCACGACCGCACCGAACTCGGCGACGGCGAGTACGCCGTCGCGGTCGAGACCACGACGCCCGACGCCTGGGGACGGGAGTTCGAACGACAGGGGGCGTCCACATCGGTCGAGACGTTCGAGGGAGACGACGAGCCCAGCGTCGTGGGACGGTTCGAGGGAGAGCGAACGGGCTACGTCGTGATTCACGACGTCGAACTCGAGGTGTTCCATGACTGATCCGGCCCCGTCGAAAGGGTTGCACCGACGGCGGGAGCGAACAGACCGGGCG
The Halalkaliarchaeum desulfuricum DNA segment above includes these coding regions:
- a CDS encoding DUF7289 family protein, producing MSRQPISGNSSVRAQSEVVGVALLLGIAVLSLGALTLTIGVALEENAAAADANAVATDLEQGIEPVTATGTRESSLSFTDGTLRTTERTVRVIEDDEVISTWDVGAIVYETDGHRVISLGGAVVESRGEYSRVHEGPPVAASEGAFLVGVVEIDPVESVSHGGTGASTLTLRTTVSHDRTELGDGEYAVAVETTTPDAWGREFERQGASTSVETFEGDDEPSVVGRFEGERTGYVVIHDVELEVFHD
- a CDS encoding type II secretion system F family protein; its protein translation is MSVDADDKRLSILDRALYALFARHADGTKHATARRRYRATDLRVSFDVFLSRLYALSWLLASFACVLGVGFLLAVPDRTLAGVDAILLRIASVQPFTAASRLSIAVGFAAVLAVAIKVTTIRVGGLYLRWMATARRTDIERTLPGAVRYLHSLSSGSDDAREMLRRTARNDAYGETAVAFRKTLNTAELTGSLDAGLRRVARDTPSRELLAPFLLKFREHAMQGEDALESYLRMESRMLSHRQERARTRASGYLELLAELFVVLLVLPALFVIVLTVMSVLAPGLAERVSTPVGPVSMRALAVYGSAGFILLVGVAAVLVVESVRPDDQHTSYVRPNAAIATLKTARRNPASAAVVFLPLGMAVGIVAAQSGTGAVNAFLAGYVGYGLPVGFVALRRARLDDAKDREIRDFVHAVSGHVSLGRPFPEAVRIVSKEVDLGPLDDDVADLGFNLGLTSAPEGVRERGVTTGGTLQGTSDRRTAALDRFVERVGTPLGEQTVGLVTGALEAGSDTETVFENLQSEIGRLYHEKQSLRSAMLVYAVVGWTTAVLIVGIVVAVNQYIVDGFTQLSSTPGTAGFALDPATIDPERDGFRFYVVTQATMLASGWFAGIASRNRYEALLHSSVLVCICYLVFAGVGAV